One window of Treponema denticola genomic DNA carries:
- a CDS encoding UvrB/UvrC motif-containing protein, translated as MICDMCKLNEAKVSVEQVADGVTKNIYLCPACSQRLGFGMFSKTIDISITKILGSDDEDNDDGRKSEQCPICGLSFREIESKKMIGCSDCFSFFKAEIMEILGKKKKNLKYSGPITDEQSPETFFETHSSEELHEELKKAVETEDYERAAALRDEIKALEKNHDIKI; from the coding sequence ATGATTTGTGATATGTGTAAGTTAAATGAGGCTAAAGTTTCTGTGGAACAAGTTGCAGACGGTGTGACTAAAAATATTTATCTGTGTCCGGCTTGCTCACAAAGGCTCGGATTTGGTATGTTTTCTAAAACTATCGATATTTCCATAACAAAAATCCTTGGATCCGATGATGAAGATAATGATGACGGCAGAAAATCGGAGCAATGCCCTATATGCGGATTAAGTTTTAGAGAAATTGAATCGAAAAAAATGATCGGATGCTCAGACTGTTTTTCGTTTTTTAAAGCCGAAATTATGGAAATATTGGGAAAAAAGAAAAAAAATCTAAAGTATTCCGGGCCTATCACGGATGAGCAGTCTCCCGAAACCTTTTTTGAAACTCATAGTTCTGAAGAATTACATGAAGAGCTAAAAAAAGCTGTCGAAACTGAAGATTATGAAAGGGCTGCCGCTTTAAGGGATGAGATCAAAGCTTTGGAGAAAAACCATGATATCAAAATTTGA
- a CDS encoding ABC transporter permease → MKKNNYGWIFFVLNRFNSADTKGRSSISTLFSVLGIAFGVMVLTVVLSIMNGLQMGYIDTILQVSSGHIRLYGEKEDLKKAENLELHKAFFIFQESQTLMQGNYGKQHGVLIRSVEKDIMQKDKGLASALKITSGSFNILEKDSVILGYELARQLGVKVGDNVNIIAVSGSSETSLFPENQDLIVTGVFKTGYYEVDSSFAFMSLENGENLFGKESKLYASVKLQNQNNDAAYISSLNASSINLKAESWRTYNHAFFGALRIEKNMMMLLVILIFLVVSVNIYNGMRRSIYERREEISVLASLGAYSKHIQVLFIANGFTIGLIGASAGLLLGLLLSVQINSIFNLIENIVNSVLNFVSILFQNSSDADFAVFSPVYFYMETVPVRIFFNEILLIFLFGIFSSSAAAMIAARRILKLKPAEVLRYE, encoded by the coding sequence ATGAAAAAGAATAATTATGGATGGATTTTTTTTGTTTTAAATAGATTTAATTCAGCAGATACAAAGGGGCGCTCTTCCATCTCTACTCTTTTTTCTGTTTTGGGGATTGCCTTCGGCGTAATGGTCTTGACTGTTGTTTTATCCATAATGAACGGTCTCCAGATGGGATACATAGATACAATTTTACAAGTTAGTTCGGGACATATAAGGTTGTACGGCGAAAAAGAAGATCTAAAAAAAGCCGAAAATTTAGAACTCCATAAGGCTTTTTTTATTTTTCAAGAATCACAAACATTGATGCAGGGAAATTACGGCAAGCAACACGGCGTTTTAATCCGTTCGGTGGAAAAAGATATAATGCAAAAAGACAAAGGACTTGCCTCTGCCTTAAAAATAACTTCCGGTTCTTTTAATATCTTAGAAAAAGATTCTGTGATTTTGGGTTACGAGTTGGCCCGCCAGCTCGGTGTAAAGGTTGGCGATAATGTAAATATTATAGCCGTGTCAGGTTCATCCGAAACAAGCCTTTTTCCTGAAAATCAAGATTTAATTGTTACGGGTGTTTTTAAAACGGGATATTATGAGGTAGACTCTTCCTTTGCCTTTATGTCTTTAGAAAACGGAGAAAACTTATTCGGAAAAGAGTCGAAGCTCTATGCCTCCGTCAAACTACAAAACCAAAACAATGATGCAGCCTATATATCTTCCCTAAATGCTTCATCCATTAATTTAAAAGCGGAATCATGGCGTACTTATAATCATGCTTTTTTCGGAGCACTTAGAATAGAAAAAAATATGATGATGCTTTTGGTGATTTTAATTTTTTTGGTTGTGTCGGTTAATATTTATAACGGAATGCGGCGTTCAATTTATGAGAGGAGGGAAGAAATTTCCGTTCTTGCTTCTCTTGGTGCTTACTCCAAACATATACAGGTTCTTTTTATTGCAAACGGTTTTACAATAGGCTTGATAGGTGCAAGTGCCGGTCTTTTATTGGGACTTTTGCTCTCGGTTCAAATAAATTCTATTTTTAATTTAATAGAAAATATAGTAAATTCGGTTTTGAATTTTGTGTCAATATTGTTTCAAAATTCATCCGATGCGGATTTTGCTGTTTTTAGTCCGGTCTATTTTTATATGGAAACCGTTCCGGTTAGAATATTTTTTAATGAAATTTTATTGATTTTTTTGTTCGGCATTTTTTCCTCATCCGCTGCGGCTATGATAGCTGCGAGACGGATATTGAAATTGAAGCCGGCGGAGGTATTACGCTATGAGTAA
- a CDS encoding ABC transporter permease: MKNLVFIKMAFRFLGIGSGKTVSNARKSLFGAVLGIGISIVPLIVVLVVSDGMIQGITSRTIELGTGHLQAINMRSISSYKNAETEKNIRSLILEFDEGNFVENAWIERQGNGLVIGKNGRSGGAIRAVEPEFFTQNIRALNLIKVISGSLEFENNKSAILGTAIAEKLGLKVGDTCRIITISKNEKGKTIPRVSSFKISGLISSGYQELDALWVFIPLEEGLKIIPLTSSLTSIVVSTKDPFDEDKMQALQLKLSSILPESFSIYSWADLNRSAFTSFKTTKNILLFIMFLIVLVASANISSAIVMLVMERRREIAILKAAGAHPSSISLAFLLAGLLTSLGGIILGMPLGILTAIHINEIFAYAEKILNYLQNVFYTFFYGAGKPLEIHLLDPAYYLEHIPVKLNLFDLYTIAVSMLILSVVVCLIPAVRAGKEKPIEIMRKL; the protein is encoded by the coding sequence ATGAAAAATTTAGTCTTTATAAAAATGGCATTTAGATTTTTAGGTATAGGTTCGGGAAAGACGGTTTCCAATGCCCGTAAAAGTTTATTCGGTGCCGTTTTAGGGATAGGCATAAGTATAGTTCCCCTTATTGTAGTTTTGGTTGTCTCTGACGGTATGATTCAAGGAATAACTTCCCGCACAATCGAGCTTGGAACGGGACATCTGCAAGCTATAAATATGAGGTCGATATCAAGCTATAAAAATGCCGAAACAGAAAAAAATATCCGCTCGTTAATTCTTGAGTTTGATGAGGGAAACTTTGTTGAAAACGCTTGGATTGAGAGGCAGGGAAACGGTTTGGTTATCGGTAAAAACGGAAGAAGCGGCGGTGCAATCCGTGCAGTCGAACCTGAATTCTTTACTCAAAATATCAGGGCTCTTAATCTTATAAAAGTCATATCCGGTTCTCTTGAATTTGAAAATAATAAGTCTGCAATTTTGGGAACAGCTATAGCTGAGAAGCTCGGTTTAAAAGTAGGGGATACATGCAGAATCATAACCATATCTAAAAACGAAAAAGGTAAAACAATTCCCCGCGTAAGTTCATTTAAAATTTCAGGCCTTATATCTTCAGGCTATCAAGAGCTGGATGCCTTGTGGGTTTTTATTCCTTTGGAGGAGGGTTTGAAGATTATACCGTTGACTTCTTCTTTGACCTCAATAGTGGTTTCAACCAAGGACCCATTTGATGAAGATAAGATGCAGGCTCTTCAATTAAAATTGAGCTCGATATTACCCGAAAGTTTTTCCATATATTCTTGGGCAGACTTAAACCGCTCTGCTTTTACATCCTTTAAGACCACTAAAAATATTTTACTTTTTATCATGTTTTTGATTGTCCTGGTTGCCTCTGCCAATATTTCATCGGCCATTGTTATGCTTGTAATGGAGCGAAGAAGGGAGATTGCCATACTAAAGGCTGCCGGAGCCCATCCATCGTCTATAAGCCTTGCTTTTTTGCTTGCCGGTCTTTTAACGAGCTTAGGCGGGATTATTTTGGGAATGCCCCTAGGAATTTTAACCGCCATACATATAAACGAAATCTTTGCTTATGCAGAAAAAATTTTAAACTATCTTCAAAATGTTTTTTATACCTTCTTTTATGGAGCCGGAAAGCCTCTTGAAATTCATCTTTTAGATCCTGCCTATTATTTGGAACATATTCCCGTAAAATTAAACCTTTTTGACCTTTACACGATAGCCGTTTCTATGTTAATATTATCAGTAGTAGTGTGTTTGATTCCTGCAGTACGGGCAGGAAAAGAAAAGCCGATAGAGATTATGAGGAAATTATGA
- a CDS encoding ABC transporter ATP-binding protein: MSKDIVLISGLTKTFSSASEKLVIFDKLNFSIKEGKKISITGESGSGKSTFLNILGGLESADSGEIIAGSYKVHSLDEKSLTEYRSSFLGLVFQFHYLLKDFTALENVMLPALIAGRSKKEIKEKALSLLEDVKLAERKNHFPSQLSGGERQRVAVARSLINSPSLILADEPTGNLDPANAETVQNLLFSVVDKHKKTLVLVTHDQNIASMTDISYKLYKGNLEEV, translated from the coding sequence ATGAGTAAGGATATAGTTTTAATTTCCGGTTTAACCAAAACATTTTCTTCGGCAAGTGAAAAACTTGTAATATTCGATAAACTGAATTTTTCCATTAAAGAAGGAAAAAAGATTTCTATTACCGGAGAATCAGGTTCGGGTAAAAGTACCTTTTTAAATATACTGGGCGGTCTTGAATCGGCAGACAGCGGTGAGATTATTGCAGGTTCTTATAAGGTTCATTCGCTTGATGAAAAATCTCTCACCGAATATCGAAGCTCCTTTTTAGGTTTGGTGTTTCAATTTCATTATCTGTTAAAAGATTTTACGGCTCTTGAAAACGTAATGCTTCCCGCCCTTATTGCAGGAAGATCAAAAAAAGAAATAAAAGAAAAGGCTCTCTCCCTTTTGGAGGATGTAAAATTAGCCGAACGGAAAAATCATTTTCCGTCTCAGCTGTCGGGAGGAGAAAGACAGAGGGTTGCTGTTGCCCGCTCTTTGATAAACAGTCCCTCTCTTATTCTTGCTGATGAACCTACGGGAAACTTAGACCCTGCCAATGCCGAAACTGTTCAAAATCTTTTATTTTCAGTAGTAGATAAACACAAAAAGACCTTGGTTCTTGTTACCCATGATCAAAATATCGCCTCAATGACGGATATTTCTTATAAACTTTATAAGGGTAATTTGGAAGAAGTATGA
- the ftsY gene encoding signal recognition particle-docking protein FtsY, translated as MKNKSFAAGLKKLFGLYKGPDESFFEDLVDTLIEGDIGAKTALEIETSLRDLCKKEKLASEDDVLTGLYNILLPYVKITSLVPEKDKVSIYLVLGVNGVGKTTSIGKMAHYYKEKYGTPIILAAGDTFRAAAIEQLKFHGEKNDVRVVAHQHGGDPGAVIFDAGDAMASSGGGLVLADTAGRLHNKENLVRELQKIDRIAKTKASEGCYKKILVLDATTGQNGLRQAEVFHEAIGVDAVFLTKYDSTAKGGVAVTAGKELNLPMLFVGTGEKYENISPFSAENYVKEFIGKI; from the coding sequence ATGAAGAATAAAAGTTTTGCAGCCGGATTAAAAAAATTATTCGGTTTATATAAGGGGCCGGATGAATCTTTTTTTGAAGATTTGGTTGATACTCTGATAGAAGGAGATATAGGAGCTAAGACAGCCCTCGAAATTGAAACCTCTTTAAGAGATTTATGCAAAAAAGAAAAGCTTGCTTCTGAAGATGATGTTTTAACCGGTCTTTATAATATTTTATTACCCTATGTCAAGATAACTTCTTTAGTTCCTGAGAAAGACAAGGTTTCTATTTATCTTGTTCTAGGTGTAAACGGGGTCGGCAAAACAACATCGATAGGAAAGATGGCTCATTATTATAAAGAAAAATACGGTACGCCCATCATTTTGGCCGCCGGAGATACCTTTAGAGCTGCTGCCATAGAGCAATTAAAATTCCATGGAGAAAAAAATGATGTGAGGGTTGTCGCACATCAGCATGGGGGAGACCCGGGGGCTGTCATCTTTGATGCAGGAGATGCAATGGCTTCATCAGGCGGCGGCCTTGTTCTTGCAGATACGGCAGGACGGCTTCACAATAAAGAAAATTTGGTAAGGGAGCTTCAAAAAATAGACAGGATTGCAAAAACAAAGGCTTCCGAAGGCTGCTATAAAAAAATATTGGTATTGGATGCAACTACAGGTCAAAACGGTTTAAGACAGGCCGAAGTTTTCCATGAGGCTATAGGAGTCGATGCTGTCTTTTTAACAAAGTATGATTCTACGGCAAAGGGCGGTGTTGCCGTTACGGCAGGAAAAGAGCTTAACCTTCCCATGCTCTTTGTCGGAACCGGAGAAAAATACGAAAACATATCTCCTTTTTCGGCTGAAAACTATGTAAAGGAATTTATCGGAAAAATATAA